From Macaca fascicularis isolate 582-1 chromosome 14, T2T-MFA8v1.1, a single genomic window includes:
- the LOC107127486 gene encoding putative small nuclear ribonucleoprotein G-like protein 15, with product MNKAHSPKLKKRMDKFSLKLNGGRYVQGILWGSSHFMNLMIDECVKMAISGQQNNIRTVEIEGNSIITLKALEQV from the coding sequence ATGAACAAAGCTCACTCTCCCAAGTTGAAAAAACGTATGGACAAGTTCTCACTGAAATTAAATGGTGGTAGATATGTCCAAGGAATACTGTGGGGATCCAGTCATTTTATGAATCTAATGATAGATGAATGTGTGAAGATGGCAATTAGTGGGCAACAGAACAATATTAGAACAGTGGAAATAGAAGGAAACAGTATCATCACGTTAAAAGCCTTGGAACAGGTCTAA